One region of Synergistes jonesii genomic DNA includes:
- a CDS encoding TetR/AcrR family transcriptional regulator, protein MPQVLKEEIHDRIFQAGIDVFYEKDYRSAKMQDIAEKAHIPVGLIYTYFRNKEELFDKIASSIYVDFDEITEEEERAAGLPSERYKNVAEKYLLDLLEKHEIFVILMDKSKGTKYEDSKDKMICSIERHIKKRFAPKISQARNDMLFHILASNFAESILEVARHYKNREFAHTMLGLVTKCYYEGVNAL, encoded by the coding sequence ATGCCGCAGGTCTTAAAGGAAGAAATCCATGACCGCATTTTTCAGGCGGGAATAGATGTTTTCTACGAAAAGGATTATCGAAGCGCAAAGATGCAGGACATTGCGGAAAAAGCGCATATCCCAGTCGGTCTGATTTACACATATTTCAGAAATAAGGAAGAATTATTCGATAAGATTGCATCATCAATATATGTGGACTTCGATGAAATTACGGAAGAAGAGGAACGCGCTGCGGGGCTTCCATCGGAGAGATATAAAAATGTTGCAGAGAAATATCTCCTCGATCTGCTTGAAAAGCATGAAATTTTTGTCATTCTTATGGATAAGAGTAAAGGAACAAAGTACGAGGATTCAAAAGATAAAATGATTTGCTCAATAGAACGTCACATCAAAAAGAGGTTCGCTCCGAAGATATCTCAAGCGCGAAATGATATGCTTTTTCACATCCTTGCCAGCAACTTTGCGGAGAGTATTTTAGAAGTTGCGCGCCACTATAAAAACAGGGAGTTTGCACACACAATGCTTGGGCTTGTGACGAAGTGCTACTATGAGGGAGTTAACGCCTTATGA
- a CDS encoding ABC transporter ATP-binding protein → MTNQKELIRRVKSNNGLSNVMLCLKVLFDLITQVLIIHMVGLVFLDRLSAKEIVIDTGGILLCFTLKGISGYLAVWKAHEAAYNSLTDLRVQIIEHLKKLSLGFFQERKTGDLTNIVQHDVEQVEIYLAHGLPEIMSATLLPAVIFFIMLLLEWRLALLMIVGLPPMWITKTVSAPLWKRNFKIFSDSTKEMQENLMEYVSNISVIKAFGKEEDKTEKTIRAAKDYVYWVKRSMAGISVPIGLIDLFMESGVVLVMIFGMWLLASGGLSVAKFILSITLGAAFTSSIAKAATFQHYGVVFNQAMAGIGSILNVNAPERCATSAPVFNGDVEIKSLDFAYNGERGTLQNINLTFKKGSKNALVGVSGCGKSTLANLLMGFWQPDKGIISVNGRDIQKLSERQLASLFSIVQQEVFLFNLSMEENIRIGKPNATKEEIISAAKKARIHDFIMSLPNGYDTAAGEAGVKFSGGEKQRISIARMILKDAPIIILDEATAAVDTENEAYIQAAIEELSRDKTVITIAHHLNTIKNADQIVVMDKGTIVNSGTHRELMENCTLYQKMVHDQSKVDHWNIKEASTRD, encoded by the coding sequence ATGACAAACCAGAAAGAACTGATCAGGCGAGTCAAGTCGAATAACGGACTTTCCAACGTCATGCTCTGCCTGAAAGTGCTGTTTGATCTTATTACACAGGTTCTCATTATACACATGGTCGGACTTGTTTTTTTAGATCGGCTTTCAGCAAAAGAAATCGTCATCGATACGGGCGGCATCCTTTTGTGCTTTACTCTTAAGGGAATCAGCGGCTACCTGGCTGTATGGAAAGCGCATGAAGCCGCATATAATTCTTTGACGGATTTACGCGTACAGATCATAGAACATCTGAAAAAGCTGTCTTTAGGATTTTTTCAGGAACGTAAAACCGGAGATCTTACAAATATTGTTCAGCACGACGTAGAACAGGTGGAAATCTACCTTGCGCACGGGCTGCCTGAAATCATGTCAGCCACATTGCTGCCCGCCGTCATTTTTTTCATTATGCTTCTTCTTGAGTGGAGGCTTGCACTTCTAATGATTGTGGGGCTTCCGCCCATGTGGATTACTAAAACAGTATCTGCTCCGCTCTGGAAAAGGAATTTTAAGATATTTTCTGACAGTACAAAGGAAATGCAGGAAAATCTCATGGAATATGTCTCGAATATTTCTGTGATCAAAGCATTTGGCAAGGAAGAAGACAAGACCGAGAAAACGATTCGTGCGGCAAAGGATTATGTGTATTGGGTCAAAAGATCCATGGCAGGCATCAGCGTACCTATCGGGCTGATCGATCTGTTCATGGAATCCGGCGTCGTCTTGGTCATGATCTTTGGAATGTGGCTTTTAGCTTCAGGAGGATTATCCGTCGCCAAATTCATCCTTTCCATTACCTTAGGCGCAGCTTTTACTTCTTCCATTGCAAAAGCTGCGACCTTCCAGCATTACGGCGTTGTATTCAATCAGGCGATGGCGGGGATCGGTTCTATACTGAATGTTAATGCGCCAGAAAGATGCGCCACGAGCGCCCCTGTTTTTAATGGGGACGTTGAGATCAAGAGCTTGGATTTTGCTTATAACGGCGAGCGGGGAACGCTCCAAAATATCAATCTCACTTTCAAAAAGGGGAGCAAAAACGCGCTGGTCGGAGTTTCCGGCTGCGGCAAAAGCACGCTTGCAAATCTTCTCATGGGCTTTTGGCAGCCGGACAAAGGCATAATCTCTGTGAATGGCAGAGATATACAGAAACTCTCAGAAAGACAGCTCGCTTCTCTGTTCTCCATCGTTCAGCAGGAGGTATTTTTATTCAACTTGAGCATGGAGGAAAATATCCGCATCGGAAAGCCAAATGCGACGAAAGAAGAAATCATATCTGCGGCAAAGAAAGCGCGGATTCATGATTTTATCATGTCGCTTCCAAACGGCTATGATACGGCCGCCGGAGAAGCCGGCGTGAAATTCTCCGGCGGGGAAAAACAGCGGATATCCATAGCCCGCATGATTCTAAAAGACGCTCCTATTATTATTCTGGACGAGGCAACGGCGGCGGTGGACACGGAAAATGAAGCATATATACAGGCGGCGATTGAAGAACTGAGCCGCGATAAAACGGTCATCACGATTGCACATCACCTGAATACGATTAAGAATGCCGATCAAATTGTGGTCATGGACAAAGGTACGATCGTTAACAGCGGTACGCATAGGGAACTTATGGAAAACTGTACGCTGTATCAAAAAATGGTGCACGACCAAAGCAAGGTGGATCATTGGAATATAAAGGAGGCGTCTACGCGTGATTAA
- a CDS encoding ABC transporter ATP-binding protein, producing MIKEIWNTLTGRGKRSLLLSIIGFVIYALSGTAMMLLVLNAIEAVLIGKSDMRIYWLTLVLCLLIKGGSNMFADIQKHFAGFDIVYEIRAKIIYRLKTFSLGFYTNERLGEISNIIHKDVDNMEMVVGHMWTRMCADFIVSLILLIFLFSVDAKMTLIMLVLLPFALFFLARGLKKANKLEEETGNALSDMVSLFVEYVRGIPLLKAFSESRQFDKKLSAAATDFGERSKTTSKNKAAVLSLYGFFIDLAFGVTVVAGILLVAGRKAAVMDYLVFVILSREFYKPFIAMETHWMNYLKVTDSFVRIKKITEAPTVIEPKNPETPTEFSITFDKVGFSYETGGFAMKDISFHTPERTLTALVGESGSGKTTVTNLLLRFWDVNAGNISIGNVDVRNISYDELLGSVSIVMQNVQLFADTIEGNIRIGKANAAKDEIITAAKKARIHDFILSLPDGYQTSVGENGAGLSGGQKQRIAIARAFLKDAPILLLDEITSNVDPVNEALIQEAISELAENRTVLVIAHHLSTVRSADQILVFRNGAIVQVV from the coding sequence GTGATTAAAGAGATATGGAACACACTCACAGGCAGAGGAAAGCGTTCCCTGCTGTTAAGTATCATAGGTTTCGTTATTTACGCTCTATCGGGCACGGCGATGATGCTGCTGGTGCTTAACGCAATAGAAGCTGTTCTTATCGGAAAATCAGATATGCGTATCTATTGGCTGACGCTCGTTCTCTGCCTTTTGATCAAAGGCGGGAGCAACATGTTTGCTGACATACAAAAACACTTCGCGGGCTTTGACATAGTATACGAGATCAGAGCAAAAATCATATATCGTTTGAAGACTTTTTCGCTTGGCTTCTACACGAACGAGCGGCTCGGTGAAATCAGCAACATTATTCATAAGGACGTGGATAATATGGAAATGGTCGTCGGTCACATGTGGACAAGGATGTGCGCTGATTTTATCGTTTCCCTTATTTTGCTCATCTTCCTTTTTTCTGTGGATGCGAAGATGACCTTGATCATGCTCGTATTATTGCCCTTTGCCCTTTTCTTTCTTGCCCGAGGGTTAAAAAAGGCTAATAAGTTAGAGGAAGAAACCGGTAATGCGCTTTCCGATATGGTGAGCCTGTTTGTGGAATATGTGAGAGGAATTCCCCTCTTAAAAGCGTTTTCCGAGAGTAGGCAATTTGATAAAAAACTTTCTGCTGCGGCGACGGATTTCGGGGAGCGCAGCAAAACTACCTCAAAAAATAAAGCGGCAGTTCTTTCATTATACGGCTTCTTCATTGATCTTGCCTTTGGGGTCACGGTCGTCGCCGGAATATTGCTTGTCGCCGGCAGAAAAGCAGCGGTGATGGATTATTTGGTTTTCGTAATTTTAAGCAGAGAGTTCTATAAGCCGTTTATCGCGATGGAAACGCATTGGATGAATTATCTCAAAGTAACGGACAGCTTCGTGAGAATCAAAAAAATCACCGAAGCTCCCACAGTGATTGAGCCAAAGAATCCTGAAACTCCGACAGAATTTTCCATTACCTTTGATAAGGTCGGATTCTCTTATGAAACCGGCGGATTTGCGATGAAGGACATCTCTTTTCATACGCCGGAGCGTACGCTCACAGCCCTTGTAGGCGAATCCGGCTCCGGTAAAACGACCGTGACGAACCTCCTACTCCGCTTTTGGGATGTGAACGCCGGCAATATCAGTATTGGGAATGTCGATGTGCGAAATATAAGTTACGATGAGTTACTTGGCTCTGTGAGTATCGTAATGCAAAATGTTCAGCTTTTTGCGGACACGATCGAAGGAAATATTCGCATCGGGAAAGCAAATGCAGCAAAGGATGAAATTATAACGGCTGCAAAAAAAGCAAGGATCCACGATTTTATTCTTTCGCTGCCCGACGGCTATCAGACGTCTGTCGGGGAAAACGGCGCGGGGCTTTCCGGCGGGCAAAAACAGCGGATTGCCATTGCAAGAGCTTTTCTGAAGGACGCTCCGATATTGCTTCTTGACGAAATCACAAGCAACGTCGACCCTGTCAACGAAGCGCTGATACAGGAAGCCATCTCTGAACTTGCGGAGAACAGAACGGTTCTTGTCATCGCCCACCATTTGAGCACGGTCCGCTCTGCCGATCAGATCCTTGTTTTCCGAAACGGAGCGATCGTACAGGTAGTGTAA